In Dehalococcoidia bacterium, one genomic interval encodes:
- a CDS encoding four helix bundle protein yields the protein MVNTQGSQVHVDLPERTFAFAHRVLKLCQYLDRTPGVNRLLANQLLRSATSVGANVEEAQAGQSRADFVSKISIACKEARETHYWLRLLSAAGIVDQQRLGDLLDESNQIVAILTTITKNARVN from the coding sequence ATGGTGAACACCCAGGGTTCGCAAGTTCATGTTGATCTGCCAGAAAGAACCTTTGCCTTCGCGCATCGAGTGCTAAAGCTCTGCCAGTACCTTGACCGTACCCCTGGTGTAAATCGGCTTCTCGCAAACCAGCTGCTTCGTTCTGCGACCTCCGTAGGCGCAAATGTTGAGGAGGCGCAGGCTGGCCAGAGTCGAGCCGACTTTGTAAGTAAGATATCGATAGCCTGCAAAGAGGCGCGAGAGACACACTATTGGCTCAGGCTCCTATCGGCAGCAGGGATCGTTGATCAACAGCGCTTAGGCGACCTGCTTGACGAGTCCAATCAGATCGTAGCGATTCTGACGACCATTACGAAGAATGCTAGAGTGAACTGA
- a CDS encoding xanthine dehydrogenase family protein subunit M, whose product MVASAFDYHAPSTVEEALALLNDDADAKVLAGGHSLIPMMKLRLSEPSALVDIGKISGLSYINESGGALAIGGTTSYYDIINSDAVQQNAPVIAEAAAIVADPQVRNMGTIGGSLAHADPAADLPAVMLALGAEIVATSAGGSRTISADDFFVDLFTTALEPNEILTEVRIPAQGAGSGAAYAKMANKASHFAIVGVAASVTVSGGSVTAARIGVTGSGSSASRASDSEARLVGSSGDADAIRSAAGRASNGIEMNEDIHASAEYREHLTKVYALRAITAAVERASG is encoded by the coding sequence ATGGTAGCATCAGCATTCGATTATCACGCACCTTCTACTGTTGAAGAGGCGCTTGCTCTTCTGAACGATGACGCCGACGCCAAGGTGCTTGCCGGCGGACACAGCCTCATCCCGATGATGAAGCTGCGACTGTCCGAGCCGAGCGCTCTCGTCGACATCGGCAAGATCAGCGGACTCAGCTACATAAACGAGTCCGGCGGCGCCCTCGCCATAGGCGGGACGACCAGCTACTACGACATCATCAACTCCGACGCCGTCCAGCAGAATGCGCCTGTTATCGCCGAGGCGGCTGCGATTGTTGCCGACCCTCAGGTGCGCAACATGGGCACCATCGGCGGCAGCCTCGCCCATGCCGACCCAGCGGCGGACCTGCCTGCGGTCATGCTTGCGCTAGGTGCTGAGATCGTCGCGACCTCAGCAGGCGGCAGCCGCACGATCTCGGCTGACGACTTTTTCGTAGACCTGTTCACGACCGCCCTCGAGCCCAACGAGATCCTGACCGAGGTCCGGATCCCGGCACAGGGCGCGGGTTCCGGCGCGGCCTACGCCAAGATGGCCAACAAGGCCTCACACTTCGCGATTGTCGGCGTTGCGGCGTCAGTTACCGTCTCAGGCGGCAGTGTGACAGCCGCGCGGATAGGGGTGACCGGCTCTGGGTCGAGCGCGTCTCGCGCCTCCGACTCTGAAGCCCGGCTCGTTGGAAGCTCCGGCGACGCCGACGCGATTCGCAGCGCGGCAGGCAGGGCATCCAACGGCATCGAGATGAACGAGGACATTCATGCCTCCGCCGAGTACCGCGAGCACCTGACCAAGGTCTACGCACTCCGCGCCATCACCGCCGCCGTGGAGCGAGCCTCCGGCTAG
- a CDS encoding aminotransferase class I/II-fold pyridoxal phosphate-dependent enzyme, with product MPPIDALNTRMAELNAAGGDVISLGQSVPFFGPPPEMVEAVRDALDSFGPRLHTYGPDAGIPELRQALARKLSDFNNVEVDPDSQLLVTPGSNQAFMVTMMTILDPGDEVAIASPYYFNHHMAIELCQGAVREIPLSEEDGFQMRLEDVERVITPRTKAVVIISPNNPTGTVYDPDEVMAIARSLTERGIYVITDDAYEVFCYDGAEHTDPMSAVESSEYLVTLGSLSKTLGMTGWRIGYMVADPGLIRQALKVQDATAICAPIIAQVAATAALEQMPAYPMGMIEELDERRDMLQSVVVESPALHWQRTNGALFAMVRADAVGSDRRELESELLENAHVLTVPGRAFGTQWSDFIRISYGCSPRDRYEVALERLADFFGG from the coding sequence ATGCCGCCGATCGATGCGCTGAACACGCGCATGGCGGAGCTCAACGCTGCCGGTGGCGACGTCATCAGCCTTGGTCAGAGCGTGCCGTTCTTCGGCCCGCCGCCGGAGATGGTCGAGGCCGTCAGGGATGCGCTGGACAGCTTCGGCCCTAGACTCCACACCTACGGCCCGGACGCTGGCATCCCGGAGCTGCGTCAGGCGCTCGCTCGGAAGCTGTCAGACTTCAACAACGTCGAGGTAGACCCTGACAGTCAGTTGCTCGTCACTCCGGGCTCCAACCAGGCTTTCATGGTCACAATGATGACAATCCTGGACCCGGGAGACGAGGTCGCCATAGCCTCACCGTACTACTTCAACCACCACATGGCCATCGAGCTCTGCCAGGGGGCAGTCCGGGAAATCCCTCTGAGCGAGGAGGACGGCTTCCAGATGAGACTGGAGGACGTCGAGAGAGTCATAACACCGCGCACAAAGGCCGTCGTGATCATCTCCCCGAACAACCCGACCGGCACGGTGTACGATCCAGACGAGGTCATGGCGATTGCCAGGAGCCTCACCGAGCGCGGCATCTACGTCATCACCGACGACGCCTACGAGGTCTTCTGCTACGACGGCGCTGAGCACACCGACCCGATGTCGGCCGTCGAGTCGTCGGAGTACCTGGTCACACTTGGCAGCCTGTCCAAGACCCTCGGCATGACCGGGTGGCGCATAGGCTACATGGTCGCCGACCCTGGACTCATCAGGCAGGCGCTGAAGGTGCAGGACGCCACCGCCATCTGCGCGCCTATCATCGCCCAGGTGGCCGCGACTGCCGCGCTGGAGCAGATGCCCGCATACCCGATGGGCATGATCGAAGAGCTCGACGAGCGTCGCGACATGCTTCAGAGCGTCGTCGTCGAGTCCCCTGCCCTGCACTGGCAAAGGACCAACGGCGCGCTGTTCGCGATGGTGAGAGCCGACGCCGTCGGCAGCGACCGCCGGGAGCTAGAGTCGGAGCTGCTTGAGAACGCCCATGTGTTGACCGTCCCCGGCAGGGCCTTCGGTACCCAGTGGAGCGACTTCATCAGGATCTCGTACGGCTGCTCGCCGAGGGACCGCTACGAAGTTGCGCTTGAGAGGCTTGCAGACTTCTTCGGGGGCTAG